The window CCCGGCGAACGCGGACCGCACGGTGGCGCTGGAACTGCGCCACCCGGCTCTGGTCCAGTACTTGCTGACAGTCTTCGAACGCTTCTGGCGCCTGGCGATCCCACTCACGGCTCCCCTCCCTGACACCGGTATCGAGGGCATCTCCCACCGGGAGCGGTCCATCGCCGCGCTTCTGGCGGAGGGACACCAGGACGCGGTGATTGCGGAACGGCTCGGCATAAGTGTCCGCACGTGCCGTGCCCACATCGCGCGGCTTTCGGAGACGCTGGGGGCGGCGAGTCGTACGCAACTGGGCGTCCGCATCGCCCAAGTGGGCTTGGACGGCCCGCCGCAGGCTACGCGCGCCGCGTCGCCAGCATCACTCAGCCTGCCTAATCAAGGATCCCCGACTGCCCGATGAGATAGCCGAGTTGGGCTCGGCTTTCGCTTCCGAGTGTGGCGGCGAGTTTTGCGATGTGGGCGCGGGCGGTGCGGATGTTCATGCCGAGGCGGTTGGCTATGACGGCGTCGGTGTGGCCTTCGATGAGGAGTGTGGCGATGGCACGTTGGCGGGGGGTGACGCCGTTCAATGAAGGTTGTTGGACAGCCTCCGGGTACATGGGGGTGGCCAGGTGCCAGAGGCGGTCGAAGGTAGTGACGAAGTAGTCGACGATGGCCGGGTGGCGGATCTCGACGGCGAGGGTGCGGTCCCTGTTCGCGGGGATGAACGCGACGGTGCGGTCGATTATGAGGAGGCGTTCGGTGACCTCGTCGAGGGTGCGAGCTTCTACGTCGCCTTGGAGGTGTTCATAGCGGGCCATCAGCTCGGGCAAATGACGGAAGGTGTGCTGGTAGAGGGTGCGAATGCAGCCGCCACGGTCGAGCAGAGCCTGGTCTCGCACCACGGAGGCATCTCGGACGGCGATGACCGCCTTGGGTTTATGGGGCTGGATAGCGAGGGCTTCCGTGGTGGCGTCCGCCATCGACTCGCTGATGGCACGGTTGATTTGGCCGAGACCGCTGTGGACGCTGATCGATGGATGACTCACCGAAGCCGTCGGCTGGCGGTGTATGCGTATCAACGGCTCGAACACCGCCGCCAGCCGTTCCTCACGTCGCCGCTCGTCTGCGATGCGTTCCTCGGCAGTGCGGAGCAAACGCTGGAGGGCGTAGGCCGGGGCGACCGGTTCCAGCCAGCGCAGGTCGCTGAGGTCAGGCTGGAGTAGCCCGAGCCTGACGAGACACGGTGCGTCGTCGGCGTTGCGCGCATCCACGCGCTCCTCACGCAGGGCTTGTTCGTACAGCTGCATGCCTTCCGGGCACAGGTCTTCGGCGCCGTGCTCCCGATGCGACGTCATGCTCATGGATTGGGTGTCTCCTGCTTGAGGATTCCTGACCCCGCGATGAGGTAGCCGAGTTGGGCGCGGCTTTCGCTTCCGAGTGTGGCGGCGAGTTTGGCGATGTGGACGCGGACGGTGCGGATGTTCATGCCGAGGCGGTCGGCTATGACGGCGTCCGTATGGCCTTCGATGAGGAGGCCGGCGATGGCGCGTTGGCGGGGGGTGATGCCGTTGACGGAGGCTTTCTGGACCGCCTCGGGGTACACGGGAGAGGCGAGGCGCCAGAGGCGGTCGAAGTTGGTGACCAGGTAGGTGATCAGGCTCGGGTGGCGGATTTCCAGGGCGAGCGTGCGGTCCTTGCTGGCAGGGATGAAGGCGACGGTCTGGTCGATGACGAGAAGGCGCTCGGGAACCTCGTCGAGGGCACGAACCTCCGCATCGCCCGTCAGCTGCTCGTAACGGGCGATCACCGCGGGCGAGTGGCGCAGGGTGTGCTGGTAGAGGGTGCGGATACGGCCACCTCTGTCCAGCAGGGCCTGGTCGCGTTCGAAGGACTCCGACATACGCGATGAGATGGCCTGGCCGTAGTAGGGCTGGATGGCGAGGAGTTCCTGGGAAGCAGTGGCCATGGCTTGGGCGACACTGAGCCCGATCTGGTCGAGCCCGCTGACGACGCTGATCGCCGATGAGTCCGTAGTCGTCTGCGGGGTGCCGAGCCTCACCAGTGGTTCGAATGCGGCCGCCAGCCGCTCTTCGTGCCGCCGTTCCGTCGCGATACGTTCCTCAGACGCTCGCAGCAGCCGATGCAGTGCGACATTCGGCGAGACCAGCTCCATCCAGTCCAGGTCCTCGACCATGGGCTGCAGCAGCCCGACACGGAACGTCGTTGGCATCCTTCGCCCACGCGCGCTCTTCACG of the Streptomyces sp. T12 genome contains:
- a CDS encoding helix-turn-helix transcriptional regulator, whose amino-acid sequence is MSMTSHREHGAEDLCPEGMQLYEQALREERVDARNADDAPCLVRLGLLQPDLSDLRWLEPVAPAYALQRLLRTAEERIADERRREERLAAVFEPLIRIHRQPTASVSHPSISVHSGLGQINRAISESMADATTEALAIQPHKPKAVIAVRDASVVRDQALLDRGGCIRTLYQHTFRHLPELMARYEHLQGDVEARTLDEVTERLLIIDRTVAFIPANRDRTLAVEIRHPAIVDYFVTTFDRLWHLATPMYPEAVQQPSLNGVTPRQRAIATLLIEGHTDAVIANRLGMNIRTARAHIAKLAATLGSESRAQLGYLIGQSGILD